From Haliotis asinina isolate JCU_RB_2024 chromosome 8, JCU_Hal_asi_v2, whole genome shotgun sequence, a single genomic window includes:
- the LOC137294675 gene encoding probable RNA-binding protein EIF1AD translates to MSKATKRKHVVKEVLNDYVLPEGDQEIVRVTASRGNNLHEVETAGSSRYLVSMPTRFRKNVWIKRGDFVLVEPIAEGDKVRAEILSILYKDQIKHIKDEGLWPAAFEEERNEGKSELIPDDMLPPSDDSDEDLADMVVNTNRPHVVYEDGDSSEETDTVEDDGNS, encoded by the exons ATGTCCAAGGCTACAAAGAGAAAACATGTCGTGAAAGAGGTTCTCAATGACTATGTTCTTCCCGAAGGAGACCAAGAAATCGTCAGG GTTACAGCCAGTCGAGGCAACAACCTTCATGAAGTAGAAACGGCAGGAAGCTCCAGGTACCTAGTCAGTATGCCAACCAGGTTCAGAAAGAATGTGTGGATAAAGAGAG GAGACTTTGTGCTGGTGGAGCCTATTGCTGAGGGAGACAAGGTGCGAGCAGAGATCCTCAGCATCTTGTACAAGGACCAGATCAAGCACATCAAGGATGAAGGGCTTTG GCCAGCTGCATTCGAGGAGGAAAGGAACGAGGGCAAAAGTGAACTGATTCCTGATGACATGCTGCCACCTAGTGATGACTCAGATGAAGACCTGGCGGACATGGTTGTGAATACCAACAGGCCACACGTGGTGTATGAAGACGGAGACTCCTCAGAAGAAACCGACACAGTTGAGGATGACGGAAACAGCTGA
- the LOC137295331 gene encoding ciliary microtubule inner protein 1-like encodes MPPNDPGAQKRSAMHLNFVHNDQIWKDHIRHETSSQLRKWPERWGYLVQEYDTMTCVLEGKTPKQGQSIYGAQPQLKQGDIRLPPIRPFKTTRDSSFPVTTAREIGWKAVGPDKDPLCNKWAPRARGQFGILKLLKWPAEAAP; translated from the exons ATGCCGCCGAACGACCCAGGTGCACAGAAAAGGAGTGCAATGCACCTGAATTTTGTTCATAATGATCAGATTTG GAAGGATCATATCCGCCACGAAACCAGCTCCCAGCTCCGGAAATGGCCAGAGAGGTGGGGGTACCTCGTACAGGAATACGACACG atgacatgtgtcttgGAGGGGAAGACCCCTAAACAAGGCCAGTCCATCTATGGCGCCCAACCACAGTTAAAACAAGGAGATATCCGGCTTCCACCAATCAGACCCTTCAAAACAACCAGAGATAGTTCCTTCCCGGTAACAACAGCCCGTGAGATTGGTTGGAAGGCAGTTGGGCCTGATAAAGACCCCCTGTGTAACAAGTGGGCACCTCGGGCGCGAGGTCAGTTTGGTATTCTGAAGCTGCTGAAATGGCCAGCAGAGGCTGCTCCTTAA